In one Neobacillus sp. WH10 genomic region, the following are encoded:
- a CDS encoding NAD-dependent protein deacylase, whose protein sequence is MDSSLEICTNLIGRAKNIVVLTGAGISTESGIKDFRSKTGVYQIAPEYILSLDFFYRNPAKFYQFAMEHLYHPDAIPNKGHEILAKWEDQGKVQHIITQNIDGLHQKGGSKNVIEFHGTMKTASCLHCGKVYPTEEMVSRIPTMEGFYVCSYCKTKRERDRYIKPEVVLFGDTGEWFSFEGFNTIIQLIDQADCILVLGTSLKVTPFSTFPQYRRQGVPLIIINIGDTPYDHEKGVYIINDSIGESLTQIDRKLSISVDVFER, encoded by the coding sequence TGGAATCAGTACAGAATCAGGAATCAAGGATTTTCGGTCTAAGACCGGCGTATATCAAATAGCACCTGAATACATTCTCTCTCTTGATTTTTTTTATCGAAATCCGGCGAAGTTTTATCAGTTTGCCATGGAACATCTTTATCACCCTGATGCAATTCCGAATAAGGGACATGAAATACTGGCAAAATGGGAGGATCAAGGCAAAGTTCAGCATATTATTACACAAAACATAGATGGCCTTCATCAAAAAGGTGGCAGTAAAAACGTAATAGAGTTTCATGGAACAATGAAAACCGCATCCTGTTTACACTGCGGAAAAGTCTACCCAACAGAGGAAATGGTATCTCGTATTCCAACAATGGAGGGTTTTTATGTCTGCAGCTATTGTAAAACCAAAAGGGAAAGGGATCGATATATTAAACCGGAAGTTGTTCTGTTCGGTGATACAGGTGAGTGGTTTTCATTTGAGGGTTTTAATACAATCATTCAGCTGATTGATCAGGCTGATTGTATTTTGGTATTAGGCACAAGCCTTAAGGTAACTCCATTCTCTACCTTCCCGCAATATAGAAGGCAGGGTGTACCACTGATAATAATAAATATAGGAGATACACCTTACGACCATGAAAAGGGAGTATATATTATTAATGATTCAATTGGAGAATCATTGACCCAGATAGACAGAAAATTGAGTATCTCGGTAGATGTGTTTGAACGCTAA
- the poxB gene encoding ubiquinone-dependent pyruvate dehydrogenase has product MAKTIADVLIETLVNAGVKRIYGIVGDSLNAILDSIRRSEKIEWVGVRHEEVAAFAAGAEAFLNDHIAVCAGSSGPGNLHLINGLYDCNHSRIPVLAIAAHIQSSEIGSEYFQQTRPELIFKDCAHSIETVQRAEQMPSMVNLALQTAIANRGVSVLVIPGDVAALDDNVEVTHVPVHTAEPVIRPSNNDLKKLAEYLNNGQKVTLLCGGGCAGAHDELMNLCHKLKSPMVVALRGKEFLEYDNPYYVGLTGLIGYSSGYHAMMDCDVLLMLGTDFPYRQFYPKNVTVLQVDIRSAHLGRRTPLAHGVVGKVKDTIEALLPLLDEKDNDQYLEKHVNAYKKVREGLDELAVGKPGRKPIHPQYLTKVVSDLADENTVFTCDVGTPTLWSARYLKMNGKRRLLGSFNHGTMANALPQAIGAAIAQPGRQVVALCGDGGLSMLMGDLLTLRQHKLPVKVVVFNNNSLSFVELEMKAAGYLETGTELVSTDFAAIAQAMGLEGIRVEDPADLEGAVQQAFKHDGPAIIDVAVNRQELSLPPKITYDQAQGFSLWMLKAVLNGHGNEIIEVAKTNLFR; this is encoded by the coding sequence ATGGCAAAAACAATAGCTGATGTTTTAATTGAAACCTTGGTAAATGCTGGGGTGAAGAGAATTTATGGTATTGTTGGCGACTCATTGAATGCTATTTTGGATTCAATAAGACGTTCGGAAAAAATTGAATGGGTTGGAGTTCGCCATGAAGAAGTAGCTGCTTTTGCAGCAGGTGCTGAAGCATTTTTAAATGATCATATTGCCGTTTGTGCGGGTAGCAGCGGTCCTGGAAACCTGCATCTAATCAATGGTCTTTATGACTGCAATCATTCTCGTATTCCTGTACTTGCCATTGCTGCTCATATTCAAAGCAGTGAAATTGGCAGTGAATATTTCCAACAAACACGTCCGGAACTTATTTTCAAAGACTGCGCTCACTCAATAGAGACAGTACAAAGAGCAGAACAAATGCCTTCAATGGTAAATTTGGCATTGCAGACGGCCATCGCAAATCGTGGCGTTTCCGTTCTCGTTATTCCCGGTGATGTTGCAGCATTAGACGATAATGTGGAAGTTACCCACGTTCCAGTCCATACAGCAGAACCTGTGATTCGTCCGTCCAATAATGATTTAAAGAAACTAGCTGAATATCTAAATAACGGCCAGAAAGTGACACTGCTTTGTGGCGGAGGCTGTGCTGGAGCACATGATGAGTTAATGAATCTTTGTCATAAATTAAAATCCCCAATGGTCGTAGCACTTAGAGGGAAAGAATTTCTTGAATATGATAATCCATATTATGTAGGTTTGACTGGATTGATCGGTTATTCTTCAGGTTATCATGCGATGATGGATTGCGATGTACTCTTGATGTTAGGAACTGACTTCCCATACAGACAATTCTATCCTAAAAATGTAACCGTTCTTCAAGTGGATATACGATCAGCACATCTTGGACGTCGTACTCCGCTAGCGCATGGAGTGGTTGGAAAGGTGAAAGATACAATTGAAGCATTGTTACCACTTCTTGACGAAAAAGATAACGATCAATATTTAGAAAAACATGTGAATGCCTATAAAAAAGTTAGAGAAGGACTTGATGAGCTTGCAGTTGGTAAACCAGGTCGCAAACCCATTCACCCACAATATTTAACAAAAGTCGTCAGTGATTTGGCAGATGAAAATACTGTTTTCACATGTGACGTTGGTACTCCGACACTTTGGTCCGCTCGTTATTTAAAAATGAATGGAAAACGCCGCCTGCTTGGTTCATTTAATCATGGAACGATGGCAAATGCTCTCCCACAAGCTATTGGCGCAGCGATTGCCCAACCTGGCCGGCAAGTTGTAGCCCTTTGCGGAGATGGCGGGCTTTCGATGTTAATGGGTGATTTACTTACTCTTCGTCAACACAAATTACCAGTAAAAGTCGTTGTATTCAATAATAATTCCCTAAGCTTCGTTGAATTGGAAATGAAAGCAGCAGGATATCTTGAAACAGGTACTGAACTAGTAAGTACTGACTTTGCAGCCATTGCTCAAGCAATGGGATTGGAAGGTATTCGCGTTGAAGACCCTGCAGATCTTGAAGGTGCAGTGCAACAAGCGTTTAAACATGACGGTCCAGCAATTATTGATGTTGCAGTAAACCGACAAGAATTATCCTTACCACCTAAAATTACTTATGATCAAGCACAGGGATTTTCCCTTTGGATGCTTAAAGCCGTATTAAATGGCCACGGAAATGAAATAATTGAAGTGGCGAAAACAAACTTGTTTCGTTAA